One segment of Propionispora hippei DSM 15287 DNA contains the following:
- a CDS encoding PepSY-associated TM helix domain-containing protein has protein sequence MKYVYRIHRWTSLICALLFLLLCLTGLPLLFKEEINEWNQLRPPENPQPLSYATLWQGLEQGIQTIQADYPQKTIKTISAKADKGDLIFRLQDLEDKKHPSAANTAKEVQLAYHVQTQTFTDQSTLSLKYPALQDCLQLLSSLHVRLGLGREGMLFLGFFCLLSCLSLLSGCWLYAPPLRKLAAGMLRNHSRRIFWSDWHKLTGLAAGMWALVLCLSGVMIVLFSLGYSSYLTAARSEAAQQLPAYSQNQVTVPPWTALQTASQALDNEAVIFLKMPEPKSNLYTLYIKPLAAGPDDFMGQPLFVAASAGEKSGPASCFRKPLPWYLPVTAVFVNLHTHNHALLATKIIWSVYSLITMAMIISGICVWLTRWNNTVYRQAPPLTVPVMVKSGWAILSIFGLLPLGGLAVSLYGGYFELAGALALFLPLLLFAMMWYKNKITS, from the coding sequence ATGAAATATGTTTACCGTATCCATCGCTGGACCAGTTTGATTTGCGCCCTCTTATTCCTGCTGCTCTGCCTGACAGGACTGCCGCTTTTATTCAAAGAGGAAATCAACGAATGGAATCAACTTCGGCCGCCGGAAAATCCGCAGCCCTTGAGCTATGCCACCCTTTGGCAGGGGCTGGAACAAGGCATTCAGACCATACAGGCAGACTATCCGCAAAAAACGATCAAAACCATTTCCGCTAAGGCCGATAAAGGCGATCTTATCTTTCGTCTCCAGGACCTGGAGGATAAAAAACATCCCTCAGCAGCTAATACAGCAAAAGAAGTACAGCTTGCCTATCATGTGCAGACACAGACTTTTACCGATCAAAGCACCCTCTCACTAAAATATCCTGCTCTGCAAGATTGCCTGCAATTACTCAGCTCGTTGCACGTACGTTTAGGGTTAGGCAGGGAAGGAATGCTCTTTTTAGGCTTTTTCTGCCTGCTAAGCTGCCTGTCTCTTTTATCAGGCTGTTGGCTTTATGCCCCTCCCCTAAGAAAACTGGCAGCGGGCATGCTCAGGAATCACTCCCGCCGCATTTTCTGGTCCGACTGGCATAAACTCACAGGGCTGGCAGCCGGGATGTGGGCTCTGGTATTATGCCTGAGCGGGGTGATGATCGTCCTATTTTCTTTAGGCTACAGCTCCTATCTCACTGCAGCACGCAGTGAAGCAGCGCAGCAGCTACCGGCTTACAGTCAAAACCAGGTAACCGTGCCACCCTGGACAGCACTGCAAACGGCCAGTCAGGCCCTAGACAACGAAGCTGTCATTTTTCTCAAAATGCCGGAACCGAAGAGCAATCTATATACCCTTTATATCAAGCCGCTAGCGGCAGGTCCGGATGACTTTATGGGACAACCCCTGTTTGTTGCCGCGTCTGCCGGCGAAAAGAGCGGCCCTGCGTCCTGTTTTCGCAAGCCGCTTCCCTGGTATTTACCGGTTACCGCCGTGTTTGTCAATTTACACACTCACAATCATGCTTTACTGGCGACAAAAATCATTTGGTCAGTTTATAGTCTCATCACCATGGCCATGATTATCTCCGGCATCTGTGTCTGGCTGACCCGTTGGAACAATACCGTCTATCGTCAGGCTCCCCCTTTAACAGTACCCGTCATGGTAAAATCCGGCTGGGCTATCCTGTCCATATTCGGCCTTCTCCCGCTGGGAGGACTCGCTGTATCACTGTACGGCGGTTATTTCGAGCTGGCCGGTGCCCTGGCTCTGTTCCTGCCACTGCTGCTGTTTGCCATGATGTGGTATAAGAACAAAATCACAAGCTGA
- a CDS encoding TonB-dependent receptor: protein MTKEGYSQAGSSANSINWTGSGTLAMYPSKNYNLDAQKTWDFNRHTIVSGFSWIKEKMTYSSYALSHWRDWSTVGALTTQSEGSTNSWAVFTQDEYAASDRWTMYTGLRLDQYNKEGGYCLVSGSKQDYPSAEFTELSPKLAFEYAQNDRTKYYASYGHSFNPPTIYKLYRRAGTDMSSIQANPDLKPETSNTFEIGMKQQMDQKTSLGVTLFHVKTEDKIVSAIKNSVKAYYNLDSGTAKGIEFELKSKMTPTWSSYLNYTFESGENTSSGQTTRNWDIPKHLLHAGVEYSKNKVNWLTDAQYVSERQSPDLSTGEYNSEDAFFVINTSLNYKLNDQATLQFGIQNLFNRKFYATEATSGRTYSLSMNYSL, encoded by the coding sequence GTGACGAAAGAGGGCTACAGTCAAGCCGGTTCCTCCGCCAACTCAATCAACTGGACAGGCAGCGGCACCTTAGCGATGTATCCCAGTAAAAACTATAATCTGGATGCCCAAAAAACCTGGGATTTCAACCGCCATACCATCGTCTCCGGCTTTAGCTGGATAAAAGAAAAAATGACTTACAGTTCTTACGCGCTGAGTCACTGGCGCGACTGGAGCACCGTGGGAGCTTTAACCACCCAAAGCGAAGGTTCCACCAACTCCTGGGCCGTTTTCACTCAGGATGAATATGCCGCTTCCGACCGCTGGACCATGTATACCGGCTTGCGCCTGGATCAGTACAATAAAGAAGGCGGCTACTGCTTAGTCAGTGGCAGCAAACAGGATTATCCCTCTGCCGAATTCACCGAGCTAAGTCCGAAACTAGCCTTCGAATATGCCCAGAACGACCGCACCAAGTACTACGCCAGTTACGGTCATTCCTTCAATCCCCCGACAATCTATAAGTTATACCGCCGGGCTGGCACTGACATGAGTTCCATACAAGCCAATCCCGATCTAAAGCCGGAGACCTCAAACACCTTTGAAATCGGCATGAAGCAGCAAATGGATCAGAAAACCTCACTGGGTGTCACCCTGTTCCATGTGAAAACGGAAGATAAAATAGTTTCAGCAATCAAAAATTCGGTAAAGGCTTACTATAACTTAGACAGCGGAACTGCCAAAGGTATCGAATTTGAACTGAAGAGCAAAATGACGCCAACCTGGTCTTCCTATCTTAACTATACCTTTGAAAGCGGTGAAAATACGTCCAGCGGCCAAACGACCCGCAACTGGGATATTCCCAAGCATTTGCTGCACGCTGGCGTGGAATATAGCAAAAATAAAGTGAACTGGCTAACCGATGCGCAATATGTCAGTGAACGGCAAAGCCCGGATCTGTCTACCGGCGAATATAATTCCGAAGATGCCTTTTTTGTGATAAATACTTCGCTGAATTATAAACTGAACGACCAGGCTACCCTTCAGTTCGGCATCCAGAATCTGTTTAATCGTAAGTTCTATGCAACAGAAGCCACCAGCGGCAGAACCTATAGTCTAAGCATGAATTATTCCCTCTAA
- a CDS encoding TonB-dependent receptor — MYSTTKKSGIMLLACMAIATSVQAAPPETASPETVATESNREAEGKATESDQIPEYTFDDFIVTATRVAKRLKDVPANVTVITAEDLKKRNIFSLREALQNEVGLYVKPTAEVKDALSIRGFGSGNILVLYNGQQINTSFDGSVAWDSFPISDVERIEIVRGAGSSLYGGHAVAGVINIITKKPAPASGEVKTDLTLSTGSNNTWQRGIRIGGSTNDKLSFNTGYEKRSTDGYSGYYVTPGKTIGTPTLNVTLPKLGNGTYLLGGRGEKSKLSENYFLDLNYLLDTTKTLSYSYMHNNYQYAYHNPFTYAYDGSGNPLFYGTIRTQDNTYVTLSPSAYLGYVGEREQDLHRLK, encoded by the coding sequence ATGTATTCTACTACAAAAAAATCAGGGATTATGCTGCTGGCCTGTATGGCAATAGCCACATCGGTACAAGCAGCTCCGCCGGAAACAGCTTCGCCAGAGACGGTGGCAACAGAAAGCAACCGGGAGGCGGAAGGAAAAGCAACAGAGTCAGACCAAATTCCCGAATATACCTTCGACGACTTTATCGTTACAGCAACCAGAGTCGCCAAAAGACTTAAAGATGTACCGGCCAACGTGACGGTTATTACCGCTGAGGATTTAAAGAAACGCAATATTTTCAGTTTACGGGAAGCCTTGCAAAATGAAGTCGGCCTGTATGTGAAACCTACGGCAGAAGTGAAGGATGCCCTGTCAATACGTGGCTTTGGCAGCGGCAATATTCTTGTCTTGTACAACGGCCAACAGATAAATACCTCTTTTGACGGCAGTGTAGCCTGGGATTCCTTCCCCATCAGCGACGTGGAAAGAATCGAGATTGTCCGGGGCGCCGGTTCCTCGCTCTACGGCGGACATGCAGTTGCCGGCGTCATCAACATCATTACCAAAAAGCCGGCTCCGGCCAGCGGTGAAGTAAAGACCGATCTGACCCTGTCAACAGGCAGCAACAATACCTGGCAGCGGGGAATTAGAATTGGCGGCAGCACCAACGATAAGCTTTCCTTCAATACCGGTTATGAAAAGCGTTCTACAGACGGCTATTCCGGTTACTACGTTACACCTGGTAAGACTATAGGTACTCCCACCCTAAATGTAACACTCCCCAAACTTGGCAACGGGACCTATCTACTTGGCGGTCGCGGCGAAAAAAGCAAGCTAAGCGAAAATTACTTTCTTGACCTGAATTACCTGCTGGATACCACTAAAACCCTGTCCTACTCATACATGCATAACAACTACCAATATGCCTATCACAACCCTTTCACCTACGCTTATGACGGCAGCGGCAATCCTCTCTTCTACGGTACTATCCGGACTCAGGACAATACCTATGTGACCTTATCCCCTTCCGCTTATCTGGGCTATGTTGGCGAAAGAGAGCAGGACCTTCACAGACTGAAATAA
- a CDS encoding ABC transporter ATP-binding protein, giving the protein MSIWSSFIQYYKPYRRIFFIDLACASGVALVDIAFPQILYYLTHYVFVRSAAEILPILGWIAAGMFFLYGIRYACQYYITTWGHIMGAHMESDMRQDLFDHYQRLSFSYYDRNNTGEMMSKLVSDLFDISELAHHGPENLFICSLKIIGSFALLLFLNVKMTLILAVVTGLMIVFSIYKNRRMKAVFMDNRKKIAGVNARVQDSLAGIRVVKSFANEDLEREKFCDSNEQFLDSKISSYQIMGTFQAGNGLFQGLLYTAVLVSGGYFVAEGALRGSDLAVYALYIGIFMNPIDVLINFTEQFQRGYSGFKRFLEVIHTTPEILEKPHAMPLGEVKGNIEYKNVSFHYNQNSQVLDDVNISIEAGKTVALVGPSGGGKTTLCSILPRFYDVSGGAVLIDGKDVRDVTLKSLRSAIGIVQQDVYMFAGSIRENIAYGRPEATEAEIMEAAKHANIHDFIISLPEGYDSYVGERGTRLSGGQKQRLAIARVFLKNPSILILDEATSALDNESERYIQASLEKLSKGRTTIVVAHRLSTIRNADEIIVINQNGIQERGNHEELLARNGLYAKYYNMQFEGLDELQPD; this is encoded by the coding sequence ATGTCGATTTGGTCCAGTTTTATTCAGTATTATAAGCCATACCGGCGAATTTTCTTTATCGATCTGGCATGTGCGTCCGGGGTGGCATTGGTTGATATTGCCTTTCCCCAGATTCTGTATTATCTGACTCATTACGTGTTTGTCCGCAGCGCGGCGGAAATTTTGCCGATTCTGGGCTGGATCGCTGCCGGTATGTTTTTTCTGTATGGTATCCGGTATGCATGTCAGTATTATATTACCACCTGGGGCCATATTATGGGCGCCCACATGGAAAGCGACATGCGGCAGGATTTATTCGACCACTACCAGCGGCTGTCCTTTTCCTACTATGACCGTAACAATACCGGGGAGATGATGTCCAAGCTGGTATCCGACCTGTTTGATATTTCCGAGCTGGCTCATCATGGACCGGAGAACCTGTTTATCTGCAGTCTGAAAATCATCGGTTCTTTTGCCCTGCTGCTTTTTCTAAACGTTAAGATGACCTTGATTCTGGCTGTTGTCACCGGATTGATGATTGTTTTCAGTATCTATAAGAATCGCCGGATGAAGGCCGTGTTTATGGATAACCGGAAAAAGATTGCCGGCGTCAATGCGAGGGTACAGGACAGCCTGGCCGGCATCCGGGTGGTTAAATCCTTTGCTAACGAGGATTTGGAGCGGGAGAAGTTCTGTGACAGCAATGAACAGTTTTTGGATTCGAAAATCAGCAGCTATCAGATTATGGGAACCTTTCAAGCCGGCAATGGACTGTTTCAGGGTCTGCTTTATACAGCGGTTTTAGTCAGCGGTGGCTACTTTGTGGCCGAGGGAGCATTGCGGGGGTCCGACCTGGCGGTGTATGCCTTGTATATCGGGATTTTTATGAATCCCATTGATGTGCTGATCAACTTTACCGAGCAGTTTCAACGGGGCTATTCCGGGTTTAAGCGGTTTTTAGAGGTCATTCACACCACGCCGGAGATTTTGGAGAAGCCCCATGCCATGCCGCTGGGGGAAGTGAAGGGAAATATTGAGTATAAGAACGTATCGTTTCACTATAATCAAAACTCACAAGTGCTTGACGATGTGAATATTTCTATTGAAGCCGGCAAAACAGTCGCATTGGTGGGACCGTCAGGCGGCGGCAAGACAACGCTTTGTTCCATTCTGCCACGTTTTTACGATGTCAGCGGCGGTGCTGTGTTGATTGACGGCAAGGATGTGCGGGACGTTACGTTGAAATCGCTGCGCAGTGCCATTGGCATTGTACAGCAGGATGTCTATATGTTTGCCGGTTCGATTCGGGAGAATATCGCCTATGGCCGGCCCGAGGCGACGGAAGCGGAAATCATGGAGGCGGCCAAACATGCCAACATTCACGATTTTATCATCAGTCTTCCAGAGGGTTATGACAGCTATGTGGGTGAACGGGGTACCCGTCTGTCGGGCGGACAGAAACAAAGACTGGCGATCGCCCGGGTATTTTTGAAAAATCCATCCATCCTTATTCTCGATGAGGCTACGTCTGCCCTGGATAATGAAAGCGAACGCTATATTCAGGCTTCGTTGGAAAAGCTCTCCAAGGGCCGGACGACCATTGTAGTGGCCCATCGTCTGAGCACCATCCGCAATGCTGACGAGATCATCGTTATCAATCAGAACGGAATTCAGGAGCGGGGCAATCACGAGGAGTTGCTGGCGAGAAACGGTCTGTACGCCAAGTATTACAATATGCAGTTTGAAGGATTGGATGAGTTGCAGCCGGACTGA
- a CDS encoding sigma 54-interacting transcriptional regulator, translating to MKRIEKIYEYICEQSNEYTLEQLLGEAGVDAAAISERLGILRNNVSMELNVLFKMGRIIKIKGRPVLYFDKETLERLCGKKLGPEPVEVSSLKELLDENEDVFLEKNPFKHLIGVNGSLKGQVEQAKAAILYPPNGLHTLIVGQTGVGKTLFVNMMYNYGKFCERLKENAPFKVFNCADYYNNPQLLVSHIFGHVKGAFTGADADKKGMVEEANGGILFLDEIHRLPPEGQEMIFYFMDTGTYNRLGETDRKRRARVLIIGATTEEHTSSLIKTFIRRIPIVITIPPLQERPVREQVDILKFLLTNEAHRVNKPIRITSEAVKALIASVSFGNIGQLKSNIQLVCAKAFVNGINKNYIEIDFKSLPEHFKSGLLTLGARRQEMLELDKHIEEEIIVSHQEYKVLVEDDPYEPPFNLYKIIEGKAAMLKAEGVQDELIQNFIMADINLHIKSFYNKFNTHLSTRQRILKIVDRKLLELAEEIQQLAKQRLKRDYQDRFLYALSLHLSALLRRLESNQTLQYTNVVSAVRDYPDEYKLALEIKALIEDNYHVAIPKEELEYFTLLLSSVHEVDQSGQIFIIVAMHGNSTASSMVNVVQKLLGYDNMVAVDMPLEVSPKDILDKIIQSVQEINHGIKGILLLVDMGSLTNFEDAIMEKCRVKVRTLDMVSTPLLLEAARKVNEFGQELEDIYTALQNFQGYGSRQRKRSYENEGVILTICASGEGTAIKLKELVEDILGNMVDDPIEVIPLSSKNIKENAERIQQKHKILASVGIVNPGIDAPFVPLETLINSRGEKILKNIIRNNFSVVEKKQNVVVKNLSEDSLKQFLTYLNPAKIISVLEEFISVLKKSLKREFTNTMEIKLMIHCGCALERMVIQDGLIYKGDKSRINPVHVQGIKRSAQVFKDTIGIELTEDEILYIAEML from the coding sequence GTGAAGCGAATTGAAAAAATTTATGAGTATATTTGCGAACAGTCAAACGAGTATACTCTGGAGCAACTGTTAGGCGAGGCCGGCGTGGACGCAGCCGCTATTTCGGAACGGCTGGGCATTTTACGGAACAATGTCAGTATGGAACTGAACGTATTATTTAAAATGGGCAGGATTATTAAGATTAAAGGCAGACCGGTCTTGTATTTCGATAAAGAGACGCTGGAGCGTTTGTGCGGAAAAAAGCTGGGGCCGGAACCGGTTGAAGTAAGCAGCCTGAAAGAACTGCTTGACGAGAACGAAGATGTCTTTTTGGAGAAAAACCCCTTTAAACATTTGATCGGCGTAAACGGCAGCTTAAAGGGCCAGGTGGAACAGGCCAAGGCGGCCATCCTTTACCCGCCCAACGGACTGCATACTTTAATTGTCGGGCAAACCGGCGTCGGAAAGACCCTGTTTGTCAATATGATGTACAATTACGGGAAATTTTGTGAACGCCTTAAGGAAAACGCGCCGTTTAAGGTATTTAACTGTGCCGATTACTATAATAATCCGCAACTGTTGGTATCGCATATTTTCGGTCATGTGAAAGGAGCCTTTACCGGCGCCGACGCCGATAAAAAAGGGATGGTTGAAGAAGCAAACGGCGGGATTTTGTTTCTCGATGAAATTCACCGTCTGCCGCCGGAAGGCCAGGAAATGATTTTTTACTTTATGGATACCGGCACGTATAACCGGCTGGGCGAAACCGACCGCAAGCGCCGGGCCAGGGTGCTCATCATTGGCGCGACAACCGAAGAACATACCTCGTCATTAATCAAAACATTCATTCGTCGCATCCCGATCGTAATTACCATTCCTCCTCTGCAGGAGCGTCCCGTCCGGGAGCAGGTGGATATCCTGAAATTCCTGCTGACCAATGAGGCGCACCGGGTGAATAAGCCGATCAGGATTACGTCGGAGGCGGTCAAAGCGCTGATTGCCAGCGTATCTTTCGGCAATATCGGGCAATTGAAATCCAACATCCAGTTAGTTTGTGCCAAAGCGTTTGTGAACGGGATTAATAAAAACTATATTGAGATTGATTTTAAATCATTGCCGGAACATTTTAAGAGCGGCTTGCTGACCCTGGGGGCCAGGCGCCAGGAAATGCTTGAACTGGACAAACACATTGAGGAAGAAATTATCGTCAGTCATCAGGAATATAAGGTGCTGGTGGAAGACGACCCTTATGAACCGCCGTTCAATTTGTACAAGATTATCGAAGGCAAAGCCGCTATGCTGAAAGCGGAAGGCGTGCAGGACGAACTGATCCAGAATTTTATCATGGCCGATATCAACCTCCATATTAAGTCCTTCTACAACAAATTTAATACCCACTTGAGCACCAGGCAAAGAATATTAAAAATTGTAGACCGTAAATTGCTGGAACTGGCTGAAGAAATCCAGCAGTTGGCCAAACAGCGGCTGAAACGGGATTATCAGGACCGGTTTCTGTATGCGCTGAGTTTGCATCTCAGTGCTTTGCTGCGCCGTCTGGAAAGCAATCAGACCTTGCAATATACCAATGTGGTAAGCGCTGTGCGGGATTATCCCGATGAATACAAGCTGGCGCTGGAAATAAAGGCGTTAATCGAGGATAATTATCATGTGGCGATACCCAAGGAGGAACTGGAGTATTTTACACTGTTGTTAAGTTCGGTCCATGAAGTGGATCAAAGCGGGCAAATTTTTATTATTGTGGCCATGCATGGCAACAGTACAGCCAGTTCTATGGTGAACGTAGTGCAAAAACTGCTGGGCTATGACAATATGGTGGCGGTGGATATGCCGCTGGAAGTCAGCCCCAAGGATATTCTGGATAAGATTATCCAGTCTGTGCAGGAAATCAACCATGGCATAAAGGGAATCCTGCTGTTGGTGGATATGGGCTCTTTAACTAATTTTGAAGATGCGATTATGGAAAAATGCCGGGTCAAAGTACGGACGCTGGATATGGTCTCCACACCGCTGCTCCTGGAGGCCGCCAGAAAGGTCAACGAATTTGGCCAGGAGCTGGAAGATATCTACACGGCCCTGCAGAATTTTCAAGGCTACGGCAGCCGCCAGCGAAAACGGTCTTACGAAAACGAAGGTGTCATTTTAACGATTTGCGCCTCCGGTGAAGGCACGGCGATCAAATTGAAAGAGCTGGTGGAGGACATTCTAGGCAATATGGTGGATGATCCTATTGAGGTCATTCCGCTGAGCAGCAAGAATATCAAAGAGAATGCGGAGAGAATTCAGCAAAAACATAAAATCCTGGCGTCGGTGGGGATTGTCAATCCCGGCATAGACGCTCCGTTTGTGCCCCTGGAAACGCTGATTAACAGCCGGGGTGAAAAGATACTGAAAAATATCATCAGGAACAATTTTTCCGTAGTGGAAAAGAAGCAGAATGTTGTTGTGAAAAATCTGAGCGAAGACAGTCTGAAACAGTTTTTAACCTACTTAAATCCGGCTAAAATTATTAGTGTATTAGAAGAATTTATTAGTGTATTAAAAAAATCCTTAAAAAGGGAATTTACTAATACAATGGAAATCAAGCTGATGATTCATTGCGGCTGTGCCCTGGAACGGATGGTCATTCAGGATGGACTGATCTATAAGGGAGATAAGAGCCGTATTAATCCTGTCCATGTGCAGGGTATCAAACGGTCGGCTCAGGTCTTCAAAGATACGATAGGGATTGAATTGACCGAGGATGAAATATTGTATATTGCCGAGATGCTGTAA
- a CDS encoding PTS sugar transporter subunit IIA yields MIAVVISSHGRFSQEILKSCEMVCGTRENVRAVTFDAGESADSLVDKYRAVIKTMDVREGILFVTDLFAGSPYNAACRISLEAENAGVVAGLNMPMLLEILSSPALSLQEAKQVAQTVGKEGIRAFETVTAEEDSDKEEL; encoded by the coding sequence ATGATAGCTGTTGTGATAAGTTCTCATGGCCGTTTTTCGCAGGAAATCCTGAAATCGTGCGAGATGGTTTGCGGGACCAGGGAAAACGTAAGGGCTGTAACCTTTGATGCCGGTGAGAGCGCCGATTCTTTAGTTGATAAATATAGAGCGGTTATCAAGACCATGGATGTAAGGGAAGGGATTCTCTTCGTTACCGATCTATTTGCCGGCAGTCCGTATAATGCAGCCTGCAGAATTTCGCTGGAAGCTGAGAATGCCGGCGTGGTAGCGGGGCTTAACATGCCCATGCTGCTGGAAATTTTAAGTTCGCCGGCGCTAAGCCTGCAGGAAGCGAAACAGGTTGCCCAGACGGTGGGGAAAGAAGGGATTCGGGCTTTTGAGACGGTGACTGCCGAAGAAGATAGCGATAAGGAGGAATTATAA
- a CDS encoding mannose/fructose/sorbose PTS transporter subunit IIB yields MNIVLARIDDRLIHGQVVTTWSKETKCERIIVCNDEISRDTIRKTLLTQVAPPGITASVVDIDKAIRVYNNPKYAEARALLLFTNPTDVLRMVEGGVGITSVNIGGMSFKEGKRQITKAVSVNEQDVKAFQELHNRGVELEIRKVTTDSKLDLMSVLQSGH; encoded by the coding sequence ATGAACATTGTGCTGGCGAGAATTGACGACAGACTGATTCACGGGCAGGTGGTGACGACCTGGTCCAAGGAAACCAAGTGTGAAAGAATTATTGTTTGCAATGATGAAATTTCGCGGGACACCATTCGCAAGACGCTGCTTACCCAGGTAGCCCCACCGGGAATTACGGCCAGTGTTGTTGATATCGACAAGGCCATCCGGGTTTACAATAATCCTAAGTATGCGGAAGCACGGGCGTTGCTCTTGTTCACTAATCCCACAGATGTGCTGAGAATGGTTGAGGGAGGTGTTGGAATAACCAGTGTCAATATTGGCGGGATGAGCTTCAAAGAGGGGAAACGGCAAATCACCAAGGCCGTATCCGTCAATGAACAAGATGTCAAAGCATTTCAGGAACTGCATAACCGAGGAGTGGAACTGGAAATCAGAAAGGTAACTACCGATTCTAAATTGGATTTGATGTCTGTGTTACAAAGCGGACATTAA
- a CDS encoding PTS mannose/fructose/sorbose transporter subunit IIC, protein MEISGIQIVLIFIVSCICGMGSVLDEFQTHRPLIACTLIGLILGDVTTGIIIGGTLEMIALGWMNIGAAMAPDAALASVISTILVIAGHQNIGAGIAVAMPLAAAGQVLTIFARTITVFFQHQADLYAEKGSFRGIDICHILALFVQALRVAIPAVLVAVFIGTHAVQAMLAAIPPVVTGGLQVAGGFIVVVGYAMVINMMEAKYLMPFFFLGFVLAAFTSFNLVAYGVIGIVLAILYIQLHPKYAAAGGLALQQSASAKDSDLDDELD, encoded by the coding sequence ATGGAAATTAGTGGTATCCAAATTGTTCTTATCTTTATCGTTTCCTGCATTTGCGGTATGGGAAGTGTGCTGGATGAGTTTCAGACTCACAGGCCGCTTATTGCCTGCACCCTGATTGGTCTGATTCTGGGCGATGTGACTACAGGCATTATCATTGGCGGTACTTTGGAAATGATTGCCCTGGGTTGGATGAACATTGGTGCGGCCATGGCGCCTGATGCGGCTTTGGCTTCGGTTATATCCACCATTTTGGTTATTGCCGGACATCAGAATATTGGCGCCGGCATTGCCGTTGCCATGCCGTTGGCAGCAGCAGGTCAGGTATTGACCATCTTTGCCAGAACCATTACCGTTTTCTTTCAGCATCAGGCTGATCTGTATGCCGAAAAAGGCAGTTTCCGTGGCATTGATATCTGCCATATCTTAGCTTTGTTTGTACAGGCGCTGCGGGTAGCTATTCCGGCCGTACTGGTGGCTGTGTTCATTGGAACCCACGCCGTTCAAGCTATGTTGGCCGCCATTCCGCCGGTCGTAACGGGGGGACTGCAGGTTGCCGGCGGCTTTATCGTCGTTGTCGGTTATGCCATGGTTATTAACATGATGGAAGCTAAATACCTGATGCCGTTCTTTTTCCTGGGCTTTGTGCTAGCGGCATTTACTTCTTTCAATCTGGTTGCTTACGGTGTCATTGGTATTGTGCTGGCTATTTTGTATATTCAATTGCATCCGAAATACGCTGCTGCCGGTGGCTTGGCCCTGCAACAATCGGCGTCGGCTAAAGACAGCGATCTGGATGACGAACTGGATTAA
- the manZ gene encoding PTS mannose transporter subunit IID, with protein sequence MDTAKQEKRLTKSDLFNMFIRSNFHQGSWNFERMQALGYCFSMVPIIKRLYQGEDRVKALKRHLEFFNTQPFVTAPILGITAAMEEERANGADIDDGAINGIKVGLMGPLAGVGDPIFWGTLRPLVAALGASLALGGSIAGPILFFLLFNIVRLGVRWYGVEYGYKKGTDVVKDMGGNRLQKLTESAAILGLFVLGALVCKWTSVNIPLVVSTITMQDGKVVTTTVQDILNQLMPGLIPLILTFICMDLLKKKINAIWIIFGLFAIGIIGYGFGILSVK encoded by the coding sequence ATGGACACAGCAAAACAGGAAAAACGGTTAACTAAGAGTGATCTTTTCAATATGTTTATCCGGTCCAATTTTCATCAAGGGTCCTGGAATTTTGAACGCATGCAGGCTTTGGGCTATTGCTTCAGTATGGTGCCGATTATTAAGCGTTTATATCAGGGCGAAGACCGGGTGAAAGCATTAAAACGGCATCTTGAATTTTTTAATACCCAGCCTTTTGTTACGGCACCGATACTGGGAATTACGGCAGCCATGGAAGAAGAAAGAGCTAATGGTGCCGATATTGACGATGGCGCCATTAACGGGATCAAAGTGGGGCTTATGGGCCCGCTGGCCGGGGTCGGTGATCCGATCTTCTGGGGCACGCTGCGTCCGCTGGTAGCGGCGTTAGGTGCTTCGCTGGCACTGGGTGGCAGCATTGCCGGACCGATTCTTTTCTTCCTGCTGTTTAATATCGTCAGACTGGGTGTCCGCTGGTACGGCGTTGAATATGGCTATAAAAAAGGCACTGATGTTGTAAAGGATATGGGCGGCAATCGTCTGCAAAAACTGACCGAATCGGCGGCCATCCTGGGGCTGTTTGTTCTGGGCGCGCTGGTATGCAAGTGGACGTCGGTTAATATTCCGCTGGTAGTTTCCACCATAACTATGCAGGACGGCAAAGTGGTAACCACGACGGTGCAGGACATTTTGAATCAATTGATGCCGGGTCTGATTCCGCTAATTCTTACTTTTATTTGTATGGATTTGCTGAAGAAGAAAATTAACGCCATTTGGATTATTTTTGGTTTGTTCGCCATTGGTATTATCGGCTATGGCTTTGGCATACTTTCCGTCAAATAG